One Prionailurus bengalensis isolate Pbe53 chromosome D3, Fcat_Pben_1.1_paternal_pri, whole genome shotgun sequence genomic region harbors:
- the SERPIND1 gene encoding heparin cofactor 2, with protein MKCPFQPLIISLILTSICGSNSLVGQLEKGGEDSTSADPQWGQLNSKNLSMPLLPADFHKENTVTNDWIPEGEEDEDYLDLEKIFSEDDDYIDIIDAVSPTDSEAGEGNILQLFQGKSRIQRLNILNAKFAFNLYRALKEKVRPSDNIFIAPVGISTAMGMISFGLQGETYEQVHSILHFKDFVNASSKYEIMTIHNLFRKLTHRLFRRNFGYTLRSVNDLYVQKQFPILDDFKRKVKEYYFAEAQEANFSDPAFISKTNNHILKLTKGLIKDALENIDPATQIMILNCIYFKGSWVNKFPVEMTHNHNFRLNEREVVKVSMMQTKGNFLAANDQELDCDVLRLEYVGGISMLIVVPHKLSGMKTLETQLTPQAVERWQKSMTNRTREVLLPKFKLEKNYNLVEALKSMGVTALFDKDSNMAGISDHRITIDLFKHQGTIMVNEEGTQAAAVTTVGFMPLSTQVRFTVDRPFLFLIYEHRTSCLLFMGRVANPTKS; from the exons ATGAAATGCCCATTCCAACCCCTCATCATTTCTCTCATCCTAACGTCTATATGTGGGAGCAACAGCCTGGTTGGTCAGCTTGAGAAAGGAGGGGAAGATTCTACATCCGCAGACCCCCAATGGGGGCAGTTAAATAGCAAAAACCTGAGCATGCCCCTTCTCCCTGCTGACTTCCACAAGGAAAATACGGTCACCAACGACTGGATCccagagggggaggaggatgaggacTATCTGGACCTGGAGAAGATATTCAGTGAAGATGATGACTATATTGACATCATCGATGCGGTTTCGCCAACCGATTCAGAGGCTGGCGAAGGGAACATCCTCCAGCTCTTCCAAGGCAAGAGCCGAATCCAGCGTCTCAACATCCTCAATGCAAAGTTCGCTTTCAACCTTTACAGAGCACTGAAGGAGAAGGTGCGTCCTTCCGACAACATCTTTATAGCCCCAGTGGGCATTTCCACCGCCATGGGTATGATTTCCTTTGGCCTGCAGGGGGAGACCTATGAACAAGTGCACTcgattttgcattttaaagactTTGTCAATGCCAGCAgcaagtatgagatcatgaccattcACAATCTCTTCCGTAAGCTGACTCATCGCCTCTTCAGGAGGAATTTTGGGTACACACTGCGGTCGGTCAATGATCTTTATGTACAGAAGCAATTTCCAATCCTGGATGACttcaaaaggaaagtaaaagagtACTACTTTGCGGAGGCCCAGGAGGCTAACTTCTCAGACCCTGCCTTCATATCGAAAACCAATAACCACATTCTGAAGCTCACCAAGGGTCTCATAAAAGACGCTCTGGAAAATATAGACCCAGCTACTCAGATAATGATTCTAAACTGCATCTACTTTAAAG GATCCTGGGTGAATAAATTCCCAGTAGAAATGACACACAACCACAACTTCCGACTCAATGAACGAGAAGTAGTCAAAGTTTCCATGATGCAGACCAAGGGGAACTTTCTGGCCGCAAATGACCAGGAGCTGGACTGTGATGTCCTGCGGCTGGAATATGTGGGGGGCATCAGCATGCTAATTGTGGTCCCTCACAAGCTGTCTGGGATGAAGACCCTTGAGACACAGCTGACACCACAGGCGGTGGAGAGATGGCAGAAAAGCATGACAAACAG AACTCGAGAGGTGCTTCTGCCTAAATTCAAGCTGGAGAAGAACTACAACCTGGTGGAGGCCCTGAAGTCAATGGGGGTCACAGCACTGTTTGACAAAGACAGCAATATGGCAGGAATCTCAGACCACAGGATCACCATAGATCTG tTCAAGCACCAAGGTACCATCATGGTGAATGAAGAGGGCACCCAAGCTGCCGCCGTGACCACTGTGGGGTTCATGCCACTGTCTACCCAAGTCCGTTTCACTGTCGACCGCCCCTTTCTGTTCCTCATCTATGAGCACCGCACCAGCTGCCTACTCTTCATGGGGAGAGTTGCCAACCCCACCAAGTCCTAA